Within Mustelus asterias unplaced genomic scaffold, sMusAst1.hap1.1 HAP1_SCAFFOLD_681, whole genome shotgun sequence, the genomic segment tttcccaaaagaaaaCTACATGCCCGACGGGCGTAaaaacgggagattttcccatctgttttttgggcaaagTTAGTTGTTTGAATTTCCAGCACTCCATGCTTCACAGAGTCTGCCTGGGGCGGGGGATTGCGGCCCGGtagggagattggcacatgcgcactgcCCCCCAAACTGCCAGCCTCCCATTAGCTTCCAGAACACCCCCAATAGCCGGCCCCGACACCTCCTCCCCAATGACCAGCCCTgatcgcaacccccccccccctgctccgcccaccatggccagccctgatcatccccctctcaccccactgatcacagagcagcggttctccccaccccccccgccactgcccccgcctcctgcccccgcccccgatcGGTCTGCCTGCAGACTGGATCCGCCCCGAGCTTTAATCCCCACTGATGGGAACATCCCCCGGCAGAGTCAGAAACATGAGCAAGCCCAGACAATGCCGTCACGGGCTCACTAATGCGATTCAAATGTCAATTTCAATCGGGTAATCAGCTTCGCATCGTATCCTGGCGCGAGACTGATTGTGCCATACAAAACAGTCTTGGAAAGTCGTGACCGGCATCTTCTCACCGGTTTTTCCCATCacactgcgctactcgagcagcacagcgggccgggtAAATTACACCCCCCGTCTTGTTTTTATGATGCAGGATGACCGACATCATTGCTGTAAACTAACTAATTTTCAAGACATGAACACACAACTGCAAAGCATCTGAAGCCTTGTTACAACTTTTCTTACATGTACTTTCTGACTTTCAAACCCCAGGTCAGGGAACCCTGTGAAGCAGAGTGTACCATATTGTACCTAATATTAGAGTCCACGACAACAATCACTCAATTATCATGACAGTTACCTTCTCAAAAATTTGCGAGGTTTGTTCAACATTTGCAGTTCCATGCTGGCCCTTCCTGATCAGATCGATATTTGTCCAGATGTTCTGTCATCTTACCCCATTAACAGATggggatggcacagcggttagcattgttgcttcacagagccaaggacccgggttcaattccggcctccacactctgtgtggagtttgcacattctcctcgtgtctgtgtgggtttcctccgggtgctccagtttcctcccacagtccaaagatgtgcagattaggtggattggccatgctaaattgacacttagtgtcagggggactagcagggtaaatacgtggggttacgggaacaggtcctgggtgggattgtggtcggtgcagactcgactgtcgggattctgttcaTTCTATTTTAGTAGCTTCTCTAAAACAGCGTTAGGCTGatgacctataatttcctagtTTAACTCTCCTAAATAATGGAGTGAAATTGGAAGTTTTCCAATCTAAGGGGTCAGTTCATGAATCAAGATGGTTTTGGACTATCGTGAATCATGACTAATGTATCAACAATTATGCCACCTCTTCAAATCTTAATTGCAATCAATGGTTGGGAGACAGATTCACCGATATATAGACTTGACCACAGTAAAAAATctttcaattcctttttgaacaatTGGAGCATACAATAGCTTGTATATTAATTgtatttcactgtatacattaacTGGGGAATTCATTTGTGCCTCCATAGAAAGAAAGACGGAAACTGCGGTTTTTGGCTGAGGAGGTAACTGTGTAACGTATATCTCTGTAAACTAATGCTTATAAAAGATTGGcttcagttctatccttcacctgGTCTTCTGGATTATAACTTGTTCTATTGGTCAATAAGTGGGAAAAATACTTCTTGACATCTAAACTACTTCTTACCCAAATAATATTTATGTGATCTGGTCCTCCAAAGTCTACCAACCTCAAATTATTGTTCATATGGGCCAAGACTAATGctgtcattattttaaagatctccTCAAAGATCATGCTTTCTAAAATTAAAAGCTCTCTACCTTTACTCTGATAAGGTCCTTTAAATTACATGTTAATCTCGCTATATCTTTTATAATGTTATTTTACCTACCATTTGAAAATATGAATTACCGTTCTTTCATTGTCACTAGATCCAAATCCTCGAAACTTCCTGTTCCTACTTAATAGCACCGAGGAGTCCCTTTACtacagggactgcaacagttcaggaagaaaacccatcaccactttctcagaaCGAGGGATGGCAGTAAATGTCACCTTTGCTATCGACCATGCCATATTCTAaagttgggccaaatagcctgtttcgGTGTTGTAATTTATATGTGATTACATTAAGTCTTTGTGATTATGCAACAGTGTGATTACCAAGAATTAGAAATAGAAGTTATCTTCCTGTGGTCAATTTATAAGTTAATTTAAAACTGCTTCTTAATCAGCACATAATtgtaaatgtttaccaggctcGTGCTTTGCTGTTAAAAAGCAACGTTAAGAGTAACAACTGTAATATTCATAGAAGTTCACTCTAAAAGTGCATATTTCTAGCAAAGTATAAAAGCAGACCTTTACAGATTTTTCTACAATACATTTTTCTGAGAAATTAAATTCAAGCATAAAATAATTCAACTTTCATGTCTTACAAGTGGATTTTATACAGATGTATCAGACAGTGGACACTTTCATTAAAAGCAATATTTCATTGAAAGTACATTTGTTTTTAATAATATGCTTCAGCATCTCCTTCACATTATGGGGGCAATCACTGCTCCTTTCTCCGGAATGCAATTTTTAAGCTACCTGTAAATGGGAAAACAGCATGCCCAATAATTTGAAGTCGAAGTATGTTCAAATATGAAAATAGGAATGGTGCGCTGCTGCAAGACTCTGGTTGCAAATTTTAACTTAAGTTGGGAGTATGCTCTGACAATGCTCTCCCTATTTACATCATGCAGTGCAGACTAACCAAAAACGTATTGGTAACACCTACACAAAAGGGAccaaatattatttttattttactacTGTGGAGCCAGGAACATCAGGACCCAGCCTGAAACGAACGGGATAGCTTTCAAAGATCCCAGTAATTCCGCACATGAGTGTCGTTTGAACAAATGTTGCACACCATGTGCCACCGACCGTTccagctctgaaaggagacagtgcaacacctgtgccacttgtTGCAGGATCTGGTACCTTGGGGCAGGGTGGAcatccactctcggtggctgtcaaattgacagccgctTTAAACTGTTGTGCCACGGGCTCCTTCCAGACTCCCAGCGGAGTTGTATGTAGCATTTCACCATCAGCTCTCCATACCTGTGTCAATGAGGTCATGAATGCCCTTATGCCCGGGTTGGCCAATATGTCAAATTTCACCTGGATCAGGCTCAGCGGGAAccctgggctgcaggattcgtGGCCATTGCAGGTATGCCCAATATGCAGGGGGCTACAGACTGCACCCACGTTGCCCTCAAGGCCCTGGTCAGGAATCCACgacgattcatcaacagaaaggggttccactccctaagTTGGTTTGTGACGAGATGAAATCACGCACGTCTGCACGAAAAAccccggcagcgtgcatgacagttttatTCTGAGGAGCTCAGACATACTGGGGGCCTTTGagaaggagcccagggtgcagggatggctcatgggtGACATTGGTAACCCGCTTTGGACTTGACTGATGActggtgcggaggcctgagactgaggtggaCACTTGctgtaatgaggcccatgttgtcACCCGCTGTATAATAGAGGTGCATCGCGCTCCTGAAAATgcggttccagtgcctggaccactctggcggggccctacaatacagcgcccccctgatttcttccaccatcgtggtggtgtgctgtgtccttcacaacctggcgcagcagagaGTTGACTTATTGGAAGAAgaagacgtggaggctgacccgccgggcgtcgctggggaggaggctgcccagcaggaagaggaggaggaagaggaggaggaccacACCGAGTAACACCACCCAgatgctggagggctggcagcaagaTTCAGACATGCGAGGGCGATGAGGGAGGACCTGATCACCAGGTACTTCGCTTACAAGGGGCCTGTGTTTCTGCTCGTGGGTTccattctgcccccacccccaaatcctaCTGTTTCCtgaaacattgtaacaccagagtggtgagcctgggtaTGCTGTGTTAGCAAGTTTCTTTGGCGGGCAGGAGGTTGACATCAACTCGCTCAGCACCatgatgatgatgccctggtgcaaattagtctgactcctacctgagctccatatgcatgctggcacctgggcccatgtctgtgtagtgagtaAGGGATCAGTGAACCCCCATACAGGAGTCCCGGGgcaggtggagtgggggaggggagggaattgctcgtgggttctggggaaccaatggcttcattttctcaatgacacagcattgaggggcctccccagttgacatcaacatgaaggatcCCACCGGCGACTGTCAGGGTAACTGCATCCCCATTCAaagcaaatctgagacaaattagtcacaggtgggtggtgaaaaaacatttattgtttaCAATAAGTGTCTAAATAAAAAGTGCCAGCAGAAAAACAGTCTACAGTCCAGCCCTGTAGcaaaaaaaggaaaggaaaggagtccGAAGGCGAGTGGGGACTCCACAGTGAGGgtgtcagacaggcgtttctgtggaagaagtcgagaaacgcagatgatggtttgcctccctggagccgggatcaaggatgtttccgacagggttcaagaaatccttaagtgggagggagaggagccagaggttgtggtgcatactggtactgccgacgtaggcaggaaaggggaaggggttatgaaaagagaatatcggGAGTTCGGTGGGAAGTTAAGTAAACGGAACACGAAGgtcgtaatctcaggattgctacctgtgccacgagacagtgagggaaggaacggaataaggtggaggatgaatgagtggctgagggattggagcagggggcagggattcaggttcctggatcattgggacctctttaggggcaggtgcgacctgtacaaaaaggacgggtttcacttcaatcccagggggaccaatattctggcgggaaggtttgctaaggttactggggacggtttaaactagaatggttggggggtgggaatcaaaatgtggtgactgggagagaggaggttagagtaaaagtaagaggggctggtcggcagtgtgagagggaggataggcaggtgaaggggaaggggagctctcagaccgaagggttgacgtgtgtttattttaacacaaggagtatagtgaacaaaatggatgaactcagagcgtggatcgctgcttggaagtgtgatgtggtggccattacagagacttggttatctcagggtcaggactgggtacttcaagtgccgggtttcagatgtttcaggagggacagggaaggatgcaaaaaaggtgggggagtggcaatgttgatcagggatagtgtcacagctgtagaaaagatggatgccacggaaggactgtctacggaatctctgtgagtggaggttaggaacaggaaggggtcggtaactttactgggtgttttctataggccgcccaatagtagcagagatgtggaggagcagattgggaagcagattctggagagatgtgataataacagagtggttgtgatgggagattttaatttcccaaatatcgattggaatatccctagggtaaggggtttagatggagaggagtttgttaggtgtgttcaggagagctccctgacactgtaagtggataagcctacaagaggagaggctgtgcttgatttgatattagggaatgaacctgggcaggtgtcagatctatcaatgggagagcattttggggatagtgatcataactctatctcctttacactcgcattggagggagataggatcagccgagctaggaaagtgtttatctggagtaagggcaactatgatgcgattaggcaggaaattagaggcataaattggaaggaggttttctcagggaaatgtacggaagaaatgtggcaaattttcaaggaaaatttgtctggagctctgcacggcaatgttccagtgcgacaggggagttatgggaggttacaggaaccgcggtgcatgaaagctgtaacggatttagccaggaagaaaagaaaagcctacaaaaggttcagggagctaggtaatgttcgaaatctagaagagtatacgatgagtaagaaggaactaaagagggaaattagaagagccaggaggggacatgagaaggccttggcagacaggataaaggaaaaccccaaggcattctgcaagtatgtgaagagtaagaggataagatgtgaaggagtaggacatatcaaatgtgacggtgggaaagtctgtattgaaccggttgaaatagcagaggtactcaatgaatactttgcttcagtattcacagtggaaaaggatcttggtagttgcagcgcagacttgcagtggactgagaagattgagcatgtgggcattaggaaagaggatgtgttggagctgttgaaaagcatcaagtgagataaatcgccaggaccggatgggatgtaccccaggttactgtgggaggcgagggaagagattgctgatcctcaggcgatgatctttgcatcgtcaatggagacgggagaggttccagaggattggaggatggcggatgtggttccgttattcaagaaagggagaagagatagcccaggaaattatagaccggtgagtctaacctcagtggcaggtaagttgatggagaagatcctgagaggcaggatttatgaacatttggaaagaaatagtatgatcagaagtagccagcacggctttgtccgaggcagatcatgccttacgagtctgatttgagctttttgaagatgtgactggacacttagacgggggaagagcggtagaagtggtttatatggatttcagtaaggcgtttgataaggtgcctcatgcaaggcttatggagaaagtgaaggggcatgggatacaaggggacgttgctttgtggattcagaactggcttgcccacagaaggcaaagcgtggttgtagatgggtctttttcagagtggagatcgatcaccagtggggtgccccagggatctgttaagggacccttgctctttgtgagttttataaatggcctggatgaggaagtgggttggcaagtttgctgatgacataaaggttggaggtgttgtggatagtgcagagagatgccagcagttgcaacgacacatagataagatgcaagactgggcggagaagtggcagatggacttcaacccagataaatgtgtggtggttcattttggcaggtcgaataggatggaagaatatattaagggtaagacgcttggcagtgtggaagaacagggggatcttggggtctgggttcataggacgctcaaagcggcgtcgcaggtagaggctgtggttaagaaggcgtatggaatactggccttcatcaagaggaattgagtttagaaatcgggagataatgctgcagctgtataggatcctggtcagaccccacctggagtactgtgcccagttctggtcgcctcattacagagaggatgtggaagccatagaacgggtgcagaggagatttacgaggatgttgccgggattaagtggtatgccttatgaggataggttgagagagctaggtctattctccttggagaggcaaaggatgagaggtgatctgacagaggtgtataagatgttgagaggtgttgatagagtggattctcacaggcttttacccagtgctgaaatggttgtcacgagaggccacaggtttagggtgttggggagtaggtatagaggagatgttaggggtaagtttttcactcagagggtggtgggtgcgtggaatcggctgccggtagtggtggtgaaagcggattcgattgagtctttcaagagacttttggataggttcatggaggttagtaagatagagggatatagatgagcctcgaaggtaaggaaattgttcggcgcaacttgtgggctgaagggcctgtttgtgctgtagcttttctatgttctataaatccccaggaccgcacagggtattccctcggaccttcaaggagactagtgttgaaattgcagtggccctggcagatatatttaaaatgtcggtatccacgggtgaggtgccggatgattggagaatagctcatgttgttccgttctttaaaaaaggatcaaaaagtaatgcgggaaattataggccggtaagtttgacgtcagtagtaggtaaattattggaaggagtattaagagataggatctacaaatatttggatagacagggacttattagggagggtcaacatggctttgtgcgcggtaggtcatgtttaaccaatctattagagtttttcaaggagactACGCGGAAAatagatgaagggaaggcagtggatgtcgtcgacatggacttcagtaaggcctttgacaaggccccgcaTGGGagtttagtcaggaaggttcagtcgctagggatacatggagaggtagtaaattggattagacattggctcaatggaagaacacagtaaggagtctaacatcaccaggttaaagtccaacaggtttatttggtagcaaacgccactagctttcggagcgctgctccttcgtcaggtgagtgggagtgagtggaaCAGTTTATGACAATAATCTTCATCGTAGCACATTCTGCCTGGGCAAGCACCATCCAGGGTGGAGCTTGAgttccaggtcacctgacccattctcttaaaggggcatgatcCAGCATATATATCAACCCCCACTCTCCTCACATAATTATGATTATGAGGGACCATGTAGGCAGACTACAAGTTGGATTTAACAACCCCCATCATCAACGTCCCCTTCCAAATTTGTCAGCAagagtgtaaaattccaccctatgtgaaAATTTAAGTTGCTGGCATGTGAATGTTTCAAGACTGACTGTCACTATTTCGCATTCACAAtctcttttcaaattatttttgcaaTGATCTACAAGGCGATCAGGAATGATTCACTTTGCCATTTTGATGTTTATTGAAGCAAGTGAAATGTTACACGTGATGATATGAAATCATATCAGCAGGCAAAAAGATATTCATTTACTTCATCGATGTCCTGTCTTGTGAAATCCTGCTGATGAACCTGCAATTCAAGAAAACAATTTTCCATGTTATTAGGATTTCACTCTGGCAAGTAATAAATGGCTATTAAAAACTGAATATTACACATACATTACCCGTTTCACGTTTTCTTGTTTTATTCTTCCTCGTGTACTGTGTGAAATACCACTGGACTCTCACATCGGTAATAGACTAAAACAGAAAAATATAAATTAAGTATGAACTCAAATCTATGATGCAATCTGTATCTGTTATCAAGTTCTGTGCCATTCAAAATAATGTACAGTCTGCATGACTTGGTTTCTAAAGGTGCTATAGTTTTCATTCATGTTATTGATGCCATCAAATTAATTCTGTTCGACATTACATTCAATGGCTTAAAGAGAGGTTAAGGGGTTAAGGTGCAAACACTATAAGATATGGTGCAAGTAATTACTCAATcgtctttcggatgagatgttaaactgagatgtaTTGATTCAATACAATTCAGTGATGTTATCTGCGACCTTTCTCGAAAGTAAGGCTCAAGAATACAACATCAGTACATGCATACAGTCATTGGGGGCATTTTTTATTATCCTGAAAGTACACTACAGGATAAGAAATAAATTTAGATTGGGTGCCTTAGAtcgtaaaataaataaaatatgcagCAATGATACATCAGATTGATAATTTAGAAAGTAAGTCCTGAAGAGTTAGAAATTCATTGACATAATAAAAGAATGCAATGCAGGTGTGGCAATGCCTGCTCCAGTAAATTAACATATGTGGCGTGATAGACTTGCATAGATTCACTCGGACATTGAGTGCTGTAAGAAGTGATGTAACACAAACAAATGTCTCTCCAGAGAGCTAGTGTACCAATAGAGAATAGAATATCTTAGAATGTGAAAATTAGCACTGAAATTCGATGGTAAAAGGAGACAATATGGAAATCATCGGAACTGTGGTTTCCCAAGGCAGAGAATGGTAACATGATCAGTGCCTTTGAGACAGACCCAGAAGGAGACCCAGTGGTACAGGAGACCTGAAGGTTATAATGAAGAGACAGCAACTAAATACCAAAGAGGGTGGTGTGTGATAAGAAATCTGATACGCATGCCAACTATGAAAGTCATCCTCATCACTTAAGTACTGGTAAGATCAATGTCTACCTATTAGTTGAAGTTATACAGACATTTATTTAGTTCTTCCTTATTAGTGTAATCATGCATTGATTGTATATGACCTGGAAGTTTAACAGGAGAGATTTTAAACAACTTCAGTGagtatcccatatcccttaactcTTTGGtatccaagatctctcacttgaaTTTACTCAACCAACAATCATCCACAGCCTTCTCAGGTGGAGTTTCTAAAGATACAAACTCTTTGAGTAAATATTTTTCATCTTTGTCCAAAATTGCCATTCCCTtattctaagactgtgacctcttgttctatgctCTCCAGCCAGAGAAACATCTTCCCAGCAATGACCTTtcaagccctttaagaattttacatgtttcaatgagatcatctctcactttTTGAAACTGTAAGGGAATATAGGCTACTTAATCTTTCCTATAGGACAATCCtgattcccaggaatcagccggtcGAATCATCACTGCAATCCCTCTGGGGCAGTATTCCCTTTctttggtaaggagaccaaaagtgtacacaggACTCCAGGAGAAGGggtgggcaattctcccagcccgctgcgctgccgaGAGACTcacgtggaggccatttagcaggttccccgctgggtgccatggcctctacGAGTGTCCGGCCACCAGATTTCCGGACCtctcagctccacaccagaaatcggtgCAAGCTGTATTAACTATTCTAATGAAGAtagaataagacataggagcagaattaggccactcggcccatcgagtctgctccgccattcaatcatggccgatttttttctcatccccattctcctgccttttccccataaccccgatccccttattaatcaagaacctatctatcgctgtcttaaagacacccaatgacctgacctccacagccctctgcggcaaagagttccacagattcaccactctctggctgaagaaattcctcctcatctctgtttttaaagggtgtggCTGTGAACAGTAACTGCTGCCTTTCTCCAGTTATTGTGTTATGGATGTGTCattcttaccctctgacagtgccaatTCCCTTATCTTTCCACTGTGAAGTCACCTCTTCTACACCCCATTGTTTCCCCCAGTCACATAGTTGATGCTAATTTCCCCATCAAAACATTCCTTCAAACAGGTGCCCTTATCAATTCCCTTTTATTATATTCCAATTTCATCTCttaatcttaattttccccaattcttaacaCTTACAACATAAAGCTATCCATATCATAGTTCCAAATTAGGACAACATAAAATGTCTACCAATTTTAGTTAATTTAGGATGCTCACAACTAAATATCTTAAATTACATTTTACTTATACAAACTTTGAAAGTAAAAAAAATAAGTCAATTGTACATGTTTATATCATTCAACTGTCTGACAAAAACATCATCTTACACTGTACCTTCACAGTCTTCATTTGTTGCAAATGGAGAATCCTCATGCGACAATACTTGCTGACATCCTGGATTATGAGATGTGGAACTTTGTGGGGACCTTTCATCATGTCTACAACTGTGAGAAATTTCTCTTGTTGACATTGGACTTTCTGGTTGGTCACAATATGAGGAGTAAGAGGAACATTTCTCCTTTTGGTCTGTGTCTGACCAACACAGTTCTTCAGTTGGGCTAACAAAAAGAGTGCTTTGGTTACATAACTCAGGTTTTCTCCCttcttcatgtttaaatattcttGATCTCTGACAGTCTGGCTTGGAAAATTTACTCTTTGAATTCACCAAAGTTTTATCTGGCTTTGTTTGATTTGAATACCGACTTTGAAAAGTTTTCTTGGACTTTTTCTTCGCAACATGGGTTCTGGAAGTATGGTATGATTTATTGAAGTTTTCATAATAATCATCATAGACTTCCTCATCAGAAACACACAAGTAGTTTCCATCATCAGGATCTTGAGATGTAATCATTATTCTCTCTTGCAAGGTGTCACAAGGTCTTGTAGGTGAtcgctgtgcacaaattatttcCGATAGATCAACTTGCACCTTTTCTTCTTCATTCTGATTTTTAACAATAGCTCCTGCAATTATTTTAACATATCCATGTTCTTCACCTTGTTGAATATGACTTTTTGCTTCCTCAGTCAATTGTTCTGAACAGGACACATCATTCCCAATCTCTCTTGCACTTTTCGATGAGGTTTCTTCACAATCAGCAGAAGGAATGAGACGTGGCAATAAAACGGAAcccatgttttgtttcagataaatGTTGAAATCCTCCTGCACAGTCATGGGGGATAAAGGTGCATTTGCTCCCATCATTGTTGGACCTAAAGACAGTCCCACAATAGTCACTGGTTTATATGTCAAATCAGCCAATTTCGGATCTGTTGTCCAAGTTGAAGAGCCCACAGTTTTCATGCATTTTGGCCTATAACTGGGTGAGGCTATGGAACACTCTAATTCAAGACAATCATCACTCCATTTACTCTTTCGGTTTTGTTTTTTGAATCTTCTATAAGGGGTATTTAGCTTCAGCAAACGTTTACTTGTGTAAGAACATCTGTGCACTGATTGCAGTTCCAAAGATTGCTTTGTCATATCTGTATCCACTTCATCTTTAGGTTCCAAGTTTGGATTGACTGGAAATGTTTCCATGCTATTTACACTGCCTTTACCATCTTTACAATTTGGTGAAGAAACTGTGCTTGCACATAACCTCTGTTTAGCAGATACATCTGTATCAATTTTGCTCAGTTCAGATCTATTCAGTGCTGTTGTACTTCCTTCTCCAGTCTGTACCAGTGGCATGAAATCCTTTACTGATGGAAAAGGAGTTATAAAGCTCTTAAATGAGGCCTGGATAATATTGGGAAGACCCTGTCTGTGATTTATGATCCggttgtttgtatttatttccaatgcttccttAAATTCCTCACTCAGGAATATTAGCTCATTTACAGAAACAGCAATATCAATATCAAGATACTGGCTAAATTGGGACAGAACCAGTTTTGGAGGTGATGGAATGAACTTGTCTATTGATCTTTGGATATGCAATGGTATGCCCCAATGGGATTGAAATCTTTTTGCTGTGATGTGCCATTCCAGGATTTCAATGGTTTCAGTAGACTGAAAGGCTAATTCCATACCTATATACTCTATTTTACCTTCACTTGGTTTGATTGCTGGAAGCAAAGATGGTGCTTTAGGAATCATCATTTCTACTGACTTGTCAAATGTAGTTGCAATGCCCCAAAGGTTATTAATCTGTT encodes:
- the LOC144487261 gene encoding uncharacterized protein LOC144487261 isoform X1; translated protein: MKKGENLSYVTKALFLLAQLKNCVGQTQTKRRNVPLTPHIVTNQKVQCQQEKFLTVVDMMKGPHKVPHLIIQDVSKYCRMRILHLQQMKTVKSITDVRVQWYFTQYTRKNKTRKRETGNVHQQDFTRQDIDEVNEYLFAC
- the LOC144487261 gene encoding uncharacterized protein LOC144487261 isoform X2, with product MKKGENLSYVTKALFLLAQLKNCVGQTQTKRRNVPLTPHIVTNQKVQCQQEKFLTVVDMMKGPHKVPHLIIQDVSKYCRMRILHLQQMKTVKSITDVRVQWYFTQYTRKNKTRKRETGSSAGFHKTGHR